A region of Halalkaliarchaeum desulfuricum DNA encodes the following proteins:
- a CDS encoding mRNA surveillance protein pelota codes for MRIVQRGRGEEGRERITVVPETVDDLWHLSHVLEPGDRIEGDTTRRIQRDEENLRDTGGQREHLHVTIEIEDVEFARFANRLRVGGVIVDCSREDQLGHHHTLNVEEHDEITVEKVFKPDQIDRLEEAEGAAENPEVAIATVEEGAASIHTVQQYGTEEYASITRPTGKGEYARPRAELFSELGEALSHLDPDAIILAGPGFTKADARKYIEENQSELSDRISMVDTASVGDRGVHEVLKRGAVEEVQTETRIAREAELIDELTKRIAEGEKASYGPEAVAEAAEFGAVETLLVLDERLRTERHGEGDWEVDADDVIERVEQQGGEVVVFSSEFAPGEQLKNLGGIAALLRYRLQ; via the coding sequence ATGCGCATCGTCCAGCGCGGCCGCGGGGAGGAGGGCCGCGAACGGATCACAGTCGTGCCCGAGACGGTCGACGACCTGTGGCATCTCTCGCACGTCCTCGAGCCCGGGGACCGAATCGAGGGTGACACGACCCGCCGCATCCAGCGCGACGAGGAGAACCTCCGGGACACGGGTGGCCAGCGCGAACACCTTCACGTCACTATCGAAATCGAGGACGTGGAGTTCGCCAGGTTCGCAAACAGGCTCCGGGTCGGGGGAGTCATTGTGGACTGCTCCCGGGAGGACCAGCTCGGTCACCACCACACGCTCAACGTCGAGGAGCACGACGAAATCACCGTCGAGAAGGTGTTCAAACCCGACCAGATCGACCGGCTCGAAGAGGCCGAAGGAGCCGCAGAGAACCCCGAAGTCGCCATCGCGACCGTCGAGGAGGGTGCCGCCTCGATCCACACCGTCCAGCAGTACGGCACCGAGGAGTACGCCTCGATCACGCGACCGACGGGCAAAGGCGAGTACGCGAGGCCGCGTGCGGAGCTGTTTTCGGAGCTCGGGGAGGCGCTCTCGCATCTGGACCCCGACGCGATCATCCTCGCCGGGCCGGGGTTCACGAAGGCCGACGCCCGGAAGTACATCGAGGAGAATCAGTCGGAGCTTTCCGATCGGATCTCGATGGTCGACACCGCAAGCGTCGGCGACCGCGGCGTTCACGAGGTGCTCAAACGGGGTGCAGTCGAGGAGGTCCAGACGGAGACACGGATCGCCAGGGAGGCCGAACTGATCGACGAACTCACGAAGCGAATCGCCGAGGGAGAGAAAGCCTCCTACGGCCCGGAAGCGGTGGCCGAGGCGGCAGAGTTCGGCGCCGTCGAAACCCTGCTCGTACTCGACGAACGGCTCAGAACCGAACGACACGGGGAGGGCGACTGGGAGGTCGACGCCGACGACGTCATAGAGCGGGTCGAACAGCAGGGGGGTGAGGTCGTGGTGTTCTCCTCGGAGTTCGCACCCGGCGAACAGCTGAAGAACCTCGGCGGGATCGCCGCCCTGCTCAGATATCGACTCCAATGA
- a CDS encoding MFS transporter, whose product MIAHAMVHTYEMAFPIFVTIWLLEFETLSLGFTSVAVNEATLGVVLTIGYGLFGLGALPGGVLVDRIGSRQLITACLAGMGGSYLLLGLSPSLLAVAAAIVLWGVAASVYHPAGLSLISKGVNERGTGFAYHGIAGNLGIGLGPLVAAILLLLFDWRSVALALSIPALLAAVFAHRARFDPEAAVKRPDETAPDGTAGDAAADGGSKAESGVQSIAEFLTESKRLFAGSFVFVFLIVMFSGLYYRGVLTFLPELLRALPGFEAIPVADLLPGPVAELLGVDPVDGETLEPGDYFYAGLLMIGVVGQYIGGKLTDRFPVEYGIAGAFGMLGVLALSFPIVSGMGIGPLAVFGVFLGVFLFVVQPLYQATVAEYTPPGTRGLSYGYTYLGVFGVGSLGAAVAGTVLAYADSTALFFVLAAFAASASLLGLYLARSK is encoded by the coding sequence ATGATCGCCCACGCGATGGTCCACACCTACGAGATGGCGTTCCCCATCTTCGTGACCATCTGGTTGCTGGAGTTCGAGACGCTGTCGCTCGGCTTCACGTCGGTTGCAGTCAACGAGGCGACGCTGGGGGTCGTGTTGACGATCGGCTACGGGCTGTTCGGGCTCGGGGCGCTTCCGGGGGGCGTGCTGGTCGACCGCATCGGCTCTCGCCAGTTGATCACCGCCTGTCTCGCCGGCATGGGCGGCTCGTACCTCCTTTTGGGGCTGTCCCCGAGCCTGCTCGCCGTCGCCGCGGCGATCGTCCTGTGGGGCGTCGCTGCGAGCGTCTATCACCCGGCGGGACTGTCCCTCATTTCGAAGGGGGTCAACGAGCGGGGGACCGGCTTCGCGTACCACGGGATCGCCGGCAACCTGGGGATCGGGCTGGGTCCGCTCGTGGCCGCGATACTGCTGTTGCTGTTCGACTGGCGGTCGGTGGCGCTTGCGCTTTCGATCCCCGCGTTGCTCGCGGCGGTGTTCGCTCACCGTGCCCGGTTCGATCCGGAGGCTGCCGTAAAGCGACCGGACGAGACCGCCCCCGACGGGACGGCAGGCGACGCAGCCGCCGACGGAGGTTCGAAAGCGGAAAGCGGCGTCCAGTCGATCGCCGAGTTTCTAACCGAGTCGAAGCGGCTGTTCGCGGGGAGCTTCGTGTTCGTGTTTCTGATCGTGATGTTCTCGGGGCTCTACTACCGGGGCGTGTTGACGTTCCTGCCGGAGTTGCTCCGGGCGCTGCCCGGCTTCGAGGCGATCCCGGTTGCGGACTTGCTCCCCGGTCCCGTCGCGGAACTGCTGGGAGTCGATCCCGTCGACGGTGAGACGCTCGAACCGGGCGATTACTTCTACGCCGGACTGTTGATGATCGGCGTCGTCGGACAGTACATCGGCGGCAAACTCACCGACAGGTTCCCCGTCGAGTACGGCATCGCCGGGGCGTTCGGGATGCTCGGAGTGCTCGCACTGTCGTTCCCGATCGTCTCGGGGATGGGTATCGGTCCGCTGGCCGTCTTCGGCGTGTTCCTGGGCGTGTTCCTGTTCGTCGTGCAACCGCTCTACCAGGCAACGGTTGCAGAGTACACGCCGCCGGGAACGCGGGGGCTCTCGTACGGCTACACGTATCTGGGCGTGTTCGGCGTCGGATCGCTCGGCGCCGCCGTGGCCGGAACCGTGCTCGCGTACGCAGACTCGACGGCACTTTTCTTCGTGCTCGCGGCGTTTGCGGCGTCGGCGTCGCTACTGGGGCTGTATCTGGCGCGGTCAAAATAG
- a CDS encoding ferredoxin produces MVTVEVDQDLCIGDEICASTVPDIFEMDDMDGLAYVVDGNEELDDESLVEMAREAEQACPVDAITVSE; encoded by the coding sequence ATGGTAACCGTCGAAGTCGATCAAGACCTGTGTATTGGCGATGAAATCTGTGCGTCGACCGTGCCGGACATCTTCGAGATGGACGACATGGACGGGCTCGCGTACGTCGTCGACGGCAATGAGGAACTCGACGACGAGTCGCTCGTCGAGATGGCCCGGGAGGCCGAGCAGGCCTGTCCAGTCGACGCGATCACCGTCTCCGAGTAA
- a CDS encoding DUF3054 domain-containing protein, with protein sequence MDIASLLEERIDPGTLPIAVGDIVFLLAFLTIGALQHNPGDYLVENPLVWAGIVAPFLIGWIAVSPLVGAYSPGAGESAKSSIPLAVRSWILAAVVGMALRASPLFAGGFAVVFAAIMLVGGALFLGGWRYLYFKLFG encoded by the coding sequence ATGGACATCGCGTCGCTCCTCGAAGAGCGGATCGATCCCGGAACGTTACCGATCGCCGTGGGCGACATCGTGTTCCTGCTCGCCTTTCTCACCATCGGCGCTCTGCAACACAATCCCGGCGACTACCTCGTGGAGAACCCGCTGGTGTGGGCGGGCATCGTCGCGCCCTTCCTGATCGGGTGGATCGCCGTCTCCCCGCTGGTGGGAGCCTACTCGCCCGGCGCGGGCGAGTCAGCGAAGTCGTCGATTCCGCTGGCTGTCAGGTCGTGGATACTCGCTGCAGTCGTCGGGATGGCGCTGCGAGCATCGCCGCTTTTCGCCGGCGGGTTCGCCGTCGTGTTCGCGGCCATCATGCTCGTTGGCGGCGCCCTGTTCCTCGGCGGGTGGCGATATCTGTACTTCAAACTGTTCGGATAG
- a CDS encoding DUF4013 domain-containing protein, which translates to MFGDAISYPRTNDDWLPTIAIGGILLILQFLLIPIFLVQGYYVRVLRGVSRRDATAPSFTEWGDLFVDGLKLFVVGLGYGLLIGIPVMVLSAIGGGAGAAVGEGAGAVIGLLVGLVALGYAIVVSYVVPAAVTNFAVEDSIGAAFEFGTLREIVTTAEYARGILFGILVAIVGGIVGMLLSFLLIGIFVLFYVQIAVYYCFAQGYADGRNAAGLPRPA; encoded by the coding sequence ATGTTCGGAGACGCGATCTCGTATCCGCGGACGAACGACGACTGGCTTCCGACGATCGCGATCGGCGGGATCCTGTTGATTCTTCAGTTCCTGCTCATCCCGATCTTCCTCGTGCAGGGATATTACGTCCGGGTGCTTCGGGGTGTGTCGCGTCGGGATGCGACGGCTCCGTCGTTCACGGAGTGGGGTGATCTCTTCGTGGACGGGCTCAAACTCTTCGTCGTCGGGCTCGGATACGGGCTGTTGATCGGAATCCCGGTGATGGTGCTCTCGGCGATCGGTGGTGGTGCCGGCGCCGCCGTCGGCGAGGGGGCCGGTGCCGTCATCGGACTGCTCGTGGGTCTGGTCGCGCTCGGCTACGCGATCGTCGTCTCGTACGTCGTTCCCGCGGCGGTCACCAACTTCGCCGTCGAGGACTCGATCGGCGCCGCATTCGAGTTCGGTACGCTCCGGGAGATCGTGACAACTGCCGAGTACGCCCGCGGGATCCTGTTTGGAATCCTCGTCGCGATCGTGGGCGGCATCGTCGGGATGCTCCTCAGCTTCCTGCTCATCGGTATTTTCGTGCTGTTTTACGTCCAGATCGCCGTCTACTACTGCTTCGCTCAGGGATACGCCGACGGGCGGAACGCCGCCGGGCTGCCGCGGCCGGCCTGA
- a CDS encoding DUF4013 domain-containing protein, whose amino-acid sequence MLRDALSVLPRSDDGIGTAIVGGVLLFLTVVVVPLWVALLVATPVALLAAPIALAPALVLRGYYVRVIQSGLAGETSVPSFVGWGGLYRTGVASLLLSGALLLPAAVLVALGGAAGAVIQLGRVDLGGMAEPVYAVSIAFLSVLLVGYLLAFLYLRPAALSCFAATGRLAAGLSPRRILRVAASGGFATGWLVAMFVTLAGLVLVGPFVAVLIGFPLLFVVRVVAHNLYGRGASETLGQEASETLDSTVPGDARDPTDPERSAGGVEPVAIDGEIPPEPSPEIQVGRRVPLTASDVLSRAAAREGESLQADPSDGNGAEETGDDSASFEWADVDDQ is encoded by the coding sequence ATGCTCCGGGACGCGCTTTCGGTGCTCCCCCGCTCCGACGACGGGATCGGAACGGCGATCGTCGGCGGGGTTTTGCTTTTTCTGACCGTCGTCGTCGTTCCGCTGTGGGTCGCGTTACTGGTTGCCACACCCGTTGCCCTGCTCGCGGCGCCGATCGCGCTCGCGCCGGCACTGGTCCTGCGTGGCTACTACGTGCGGGTGATCCAGAGCGGGCTCGCGGGGGAAACGAGCGTGCCGTCGTTCGTCGGATGGGGTGGGCTCTACCGGACCGGCGTCGCCAGCCTGCTGCTTTCGGGCGCGCTACTCCTTCCGGCTGCCGTCCTGGTCGCACTCGGTGGCGCCGCGGGCGCGGTCATCCAGCTCGGACGGGTCGATCTCGGCGGGATGGCCGAACCCGTCTACGCGGTTTCGATCGCGTTCCTCTCGGTGCTGCTGGTCGGCTACCTGTTGGCGTTCCTGTATCTCCGTCCCGCGGCGCTTTCCTGCTTTGCGGCCACCGGTCGGCTCGCGGCCGGGCTCTCCCCTCGGCGGATCCTTCGCGTGGCCGCCTCCGGCGGGTTCGCCACCGGATGGCTGGTCGCGATGTTCGTCACACTGGCCGGGTTGGTTCTCGTCGGACCGTTCGTGGCCGTCCTGATCGGGTTCCCGCTTCTGTTCGTCGTCAGGGTCGTCGCGCACAACCTGTACGGTCGCGGGGCCAGCGAGACGCTCGGTCAGGAAGCCAGCGAGACGCTCGATTCCACCGTCCCGGGTGACGCGAGGGACCCGACGGATCCGGAACGATCGGCCGGCGGGGTCGAGCCGGTAGCCATCGACGGAGAAATCCCTCCCGAACCGAGCCCGGAGATCCAGGTCGGGCGTCGGGTACCTCTCACCGCGAGCGACGTGCTCTCGCGGGCCGCGGCCAGGGAAGGGGAGTCGCTGCAGGCCGATCCCTCCGACGGAAACGGAGCCGAAGAGACGGGGGACGATTCCGCGTCGTTCGAGTGGGCTGACGTCGACGATCAGTGA
- a CDS encoding ornithine cyclodeaminase family protein, with protein MTEALFLRSDEVADLATPAEYVDAVREAYRQRGEGAPAEPRTKLIREDPAGMFTGYAAVLPETGAMGGYMYSAGFGAGDAWFVTPLFDADTGEPLAIVDGASMNPFKTGAAGAVGIDALARGDATELAIIGSGAQARGQLKAAVTVREFDRVRVYSPTPANREAFAEETTDAVDPAVEPVESAAAAVDGADVVVTATNASEPVLADADVEPGTHVTAMGQYTPGKNELEPETIARARYVPDLRERATQDAGSFLAALEAELIDEDHVHAELGEVVAGVEPGRTGPEEVTVFDSGGTGIETTAGAYLLYRRARKAGRGTEIDFAPASEALTGK; from the coding sequence ATGACCGAAGCACTGTTCCTTCGAAGCGACGAGGTGGCCGATCTCGCAACGCCGGCAGAGTACGTCGACGCGGTTCGGGAGGCGTATCGACAGCGCGGCGAGGGAGCCCCGGCCGAGCCGCGGACGAAGCTGATCCGCGAGGACCCAGCGGGGATGTTCACCGGCTACGCCGCCGTGTTGCCCGAAACGGGGGCGATGGGCGGATACATGTACTCGGCCGGGTTCGGCGCCGGCGACGCCTGGTTCGTCACACCGCTTTTCGACGCCGACACGGGGGAGCCCCTCGCGATCGTCGACGGGGCGTCGATGAACCCGTTCAAAACCGGCGCAGCCGGTGCAGTCGGGATCGACGCGCTCGCCCGCGGGGACGCCACCGAACTGGCGATCATCGGCTCGGGCGCACAGGCGCGGGGACAGTTGAAGGCGGCAGTGACGGTCCGGGAGTTCGATCGCGTTCGGGTGTACTCACCGACGCCGGCGAATCGGGAGGCGTTCGCCGAGGAGACGACCGACGCCGTCGATCCGGCGGTCGAGCCCGTCGAGTCGGCGGCTGCCGCCGTCGACGGCGCCGACGTCGTCGTCACGGCGACGAACGCGTCCGAGCCAGTGCTCGCCGACGCCGACGTCGAACCCGGCACGCACGTGACCGCGATGGGACAGTACACGCCCGGAAAAAACGAACTCGAACCGGAGACGATCGCGCGAGCGAGATACGTCCCCGACCTCCGCGAGAGGGCGACCCAGGACGCCGGCTCGTTTTTGGCCGCGCTGGAGGCGGAGCTGATCGACGAGGATCACGTCCACGCCGAACTCGGCGAAGTCGTCGCCGGCGTCGAACCCGGACGCACGGGTCCCGAGGAGGTGACGGTGTTCGACTCCGGCGGGACGGGAATCGAAACCACGGCTGGGGCGTATCTGCTGTACCGACGTGCCCGAAAAGCGGGTCGTGGCACCGAGATCGATTTCGCACCTGCGAGTGAAGCGCTGACCGGGAAATGA